From Nicotiana tabacum cultivar K326 chromosome 22, ASM71507v2, whole genome shotgun sequence, one genomic window encodes:
- the LOC142175702 gene encoding secreted RxLR effector protein 161-like codes for MSPTTMLDEDSNEKKVDEIMYSLMIGSLLYLTSSRPDIMFSVCKCARFQSAPKESHLYAVKRIIRYLIGTSKLGLWYDRSNNFSLKGFSNADFAGDKIDRKSTSGTCQLLGNALVSRHSKKQNCVALSTTEAKYLAVGSCCTQVL; via the coding sequence ATGAGTCCAACTACAATGCTCGATGAAGACAGCAATGAAAAAAAGGTTGATGAAATCATGTATAGCTTAATGATTGGATCTCTATTATATCTAACTTCTAGTCGACCGGATATTATGTTTAGTGTGTGTAAATGTGCAAGATTTCAGTCGGCTCCTAAGGAATCCCATCTTTATGCTGTTAAACGGATTATTAGATACTTAATTGGTACCTCTAAGCTAGGATTATGGTATGATCGTTCTAACAATTTTTCTCTAAAAGGCTTTTCAAATGCAGATTTTGCAGGTGACAAGATTGATAGAAAGAGCACTAGTGGGACATGTCAATTGCTAGGAAATGCCTTAGTATCTAGGCATAGCAAGAAACAAAATTGTGTTGCACTATCCACAACTGAGGCAAAATACTTAGCCGTTGGAAGTTGTTGCACACAAGTTCTATAG